ATAGTATTTTACCAAATGTTTATACCTAAATATTCGTTGACCCAATTTGTGTAGAATGAGGTTAAATCAACTATTTTATAGAATTCATCTTCAAATATTTTAATTAATTCGTTTAAATTTTTATACATTGATTTATACACTTTGGATTTAATTTTACGCCATACATCTTCGATTGGGTTTAAATCCGGGCAATATGGTTTTAGAAAAATTAAGTTTATGTTCAATATTTCACAGGCTTTTTCAACAATTTTGGCATGATGTATTCTTGCGTTATCTAAAATAATGTTTATTCTTTTTTCTTTTGAGTTTATTTCGGTTATTTTTGGATTTAATAGGTTATTTATTAATCTTAATCTTTTTTCATACCAGATTTTTCTTGAATT
This portion of the Methanobrevibacter boviskoreani JH1 genome encodes:
- a CDS encoding transposase, with product NSRKIWYEKRLRLINNLLNPKITEINSKEKRINIILDNARIHHAKIVEKACEILNINLIFLKPYCPDLNPIEDVWRKIKSKVYKSMYKNLNELIKIFEDEFYKIVDLTSFYTNWVNEYLGINIW